The sequence TTTATTTCCACCTTCTATTCCTCGTCATGATCCTCGTTATGAAGATGCCGATGCCTATATTGATGAAGATGAGGAACGCGAGCAATGGAAAACATTAGTAGCAATTACTGAGAAGTATGGTTCTCCCCATGGAATTATCGTAACCAACTAGTTCTAATGTATTGCGGCAGCATAACAATTGCGATGCAGCGGATTATAGAAAACCACTGGTGTTGAGTTTAAGGTTATTGCAACCGCTGATCGCAACCGTTATGTGCCAAATCAGGCTGTGATGATCAATAGAGGAAGTAGAAATGGATGGTAAGTGTCTTTGCGGTTCAATAACCATCAGAACGCCAGATAAAACCAGCATAGATGCCTGTCATTGCGGAATGTGTCGGCGATGGGGAGGTAGTCCAGCGTTAGGTGTATCTTGCGGATCAGATGTACAGATAGATGGCTTTGAGAAACTAAAAGTGTATAAGTCCTCAGAATGGGCTGAAAGAGCTTTTTGTGGTGAATGCGGTACGCATATGTTCTACAAGTTGTCGGCTACCAATGAATATTTTGTTCCAGCAGGTCTTTTTCAAAATGACATTGAGTTTGAGTTCAAGGAGCAAATCTTTATAGACATGAAACCTAGTTACTATGAATTTGCCAATCAAACCTTGAATTTGACAGAAGCAGAAGTATTCGCCAAATTTGCCTCAAGTGAAAATATTGAAGGCACATAACACGGCGTTGGAGCGGACAATTGGGAGATCTCGGTGCTGAGTTTGAGTTGGTTGATTGCCGCTCAACTTAGCGTTGGGCGATCGCTCGCGGGGCTCGCCTGCTCGCCCAATGGGGCGCGAGACTTCATCGAGTTTGTTATACCTCCAATCTTCAGCTCGCAATCTGCCCAACTACTCGATGAAGCAGAATCCTTCGGATTCCGTTGCACTTCACTCCTTGGTCGTCCGATGCTTCCGCATCGTTCAAGTCGGAGT comes from Neosynechococcus sphagnicola sy1 and encodes:
- a CDS encoding GFA family protein; this translates as MDGKCLCGSITIRTPDKTSIDACHCGMCRRWGGSPALGVSCGSDVQIDGFEKLKVYKSSEWAERAFCGECGTHMFYKLSATNEYFVPAGLFQNDIEFEFKEQIFIDMKPSYYEFANQTLNLTEAEVFAKFASSENIEGT